GGTTTTCGCACATCAATCGACCATATAAACTAACagtccaaacaaaaaaaaatgagtcgGAAGCTTCTATTTCTCTCCAGCTATCAAACTCAACTCAAACCCTCCCAACTCCACACCACCAAAGCATCACAAACCCTCTCACCTCCTATCGTCCGGGTTGTCGTACCCTACTCCCGGCCCGAGGCGGCGCCGATCgaacccgcccccgcccccctcGTCCCTGCGGTGCCTCTTGCTCCCATGCGGGCCCTGCGGAGGgggcccgggcggcggcggcggcgggagcgacgGGGAGGAGCGGCCACGCttgcggtcgccgccggtggaggcggaggcgggaggtGGGGAAGCCGAGGCGCGGGCGACCTCGGCCATGGCGGGGTGGAAACCCTAGGTAGGGTGGGTGCTTGATCTGGAAGAGGAGGATCTCGCGGTGTGGTGTCGGGGAGCGGGGGATTCggggaaggcggaggaagacgatgcGAAGAGGAGAGACGGCGAGAAGGGGAAGGGCCCTGTGTTTTTGACTCGTCGTGTGGCTCCTCGGAGGCTGggcggtgggacccacatgccgGTGTTCGACCTTTTTAAGattttgatttaaaaataacttcAAACCGAATAGAAGTgatatattctttttcttttgttttcgcTGTGAATTTAAATGCAAGATAGTGGTAACTATTTCTGATTAGGgctggagggaaaaaaaaaaaaggtcatgaCTCGCTAACTCGCTCAGCTCGACTCGCAAGCCAAAGGCAAGCAACGGGTAAGCGAAAAGGACATCTCTAGCCTAAAACACCAGCCATAGTTCATGTATCATCCTACCAGTGGCGTGCAGGCAGCTGTCTCGACTCTCCAGTGGtatttttacattttatttAGTTATATGTAAGTATGAAAATGATTTCCTTATTGATTTGCCTATATGTTTGATACTTAGACTGTATACACCATTCATAAACTTAAACTAATGTTGGTTTCTCTCACGAGTTTAATGAGACAACTCGAGTCGGCAAGCGAGCTGAACCGAGCTAGCTGTTATCCTAACAAACCGAGCTGAGCTTGACATTCAGCCCTACTTCTGATTATAAATCTAACTATACAATTTTGAtgctaaaaaaattagaaatatttCTTTAAAGGGCTGAGAATGTGGGATTGTTTGGTGACTTGCCATATTTTTTGTGGCCAACAAATTGTAGTATTTTCTCAAGTATTCAAGTTGAGCAACCGATTAACTCTGCGACATATAGACAAGGTGTTAAGAAAGTGCGACAAGCAGTACCAAACACATGACCAAAAGAGATGTACGATGCCTACTGTATGGCATGTTAAGTTGGGTGCATAGCTGAATGATAGGGTTGTATTGTACTATCACACAGCATGTGGCTACTTCATTCGTGTGGTTTGATTCACACACAAGTAATGGATTCTTCTCATCTCAATCATGCCCCCCTGGGATGAGACTCTTAACTTTGTGCTGTTTACAGTTGTCCAACTGACTTATGAGCCATATTAAaagtgggcccacatgtcaatgaatCAACACTGTTATGTAACAGCATGGATACAGAAAAATGAGCCATGTTGATGCTTAACGGTCAAAATTGCATCCCAATATGAGGGCATCAACCATTAGGTCCACCGATACAAAGCATCTAGCTTCCACAAAAAAGCCTCAAGGCCATTGCTGCTCTAGCAGCATGAGAGCATACACATTCTTGCAAACACCTAGAATTCTAGCCACAGGATGTTAATTCTCAAGTAAGTCATTATTAAACTGATAAACATCACTTATTGCTACATTACAtgatgcttaaaatactttttatcGGGTCACAAAACAGTTGCAGGAGAGTGGAAATTGCCAGCGTTTGCAATCTCACTTTTCTTTTGAAGACTTTATTTGCTGGTTGTCTTGATTATCTTGTGGAGTGCTCTCTTGGCTTCCTCTAGTGTCTCCACCTTGTGAGGTACATCAAATGCCAGCCTCTGAATGTTGAactgcagagaaaaaaaaattgtaaatggAGGATCTGGAAAAAGAAATTTCCTGCCTCAAAGAAAATAGCCTTGATAGTGACTGTAGACTTTTTGTATTTTACCTGTGCACCCTGGCGAACCCTTATATCTATCCCTTTGCTGTCTACTGATATAAGTGCAGCATCATCAACCTCCCCTTCTGATGACAAGAACTCTCTAAGTGGCTTCGAGAAAATTGCATTCAGCTCCTATATGTAGAGCATTAATCACAATCAGAAGCAGCTAGATTTTAAGGCATTACTGAATCACGCATCTGTACGCATTTGCACATAACCTAACGACCTTGTTGATCTGCTGATAATATCATACATAAACAGGATATTTATAATGCATATGGTTGCCAGATTGAATATCTAAACCTTTAAGCTTTGTTCACCACCATCAACTGCTATCTTGTCGGGTTGAATAGCTTCATACTCCTTGACATCTACCCATGCAACAGTGCCAAAGCCTCCAATGAAGTATATGTCGCTGTACTTATTGAAGATAGATTGTCACAAATCATAATTTCACAGGCATCTATGTCAAGCAATAATGCTTTCCAGCAAAAAAATTGTAGATGTTCAAGGGTAAAATTTCAAATCATAAATAGATTAGGCAAAATGAAATACAAGATTAATAAGTCCAGACCTTATGTTCTGCATCCTGTAATAGTAAAAATTTCCCCACTGTTGAGATGCCCATTGTTGATGTTTTGCAACATACTGCTTATGTGCCCACTCCTGAGGAATGCATGTAATTCAGGTCAGTTTATGAAATATTTAAAATCACTAAAAAAgaatgagttttttttctctgaattcACTATTAAAGACAGGCCATacattccaatttttttttctgtaacaGCAATGAGAAAGAAACTATTTTATTTAAGCCCATGCCATGACAGTAGTGCAGGCTAACTTCAGAAAAGTTGTTAGCTTGGAAAATTTTATCGTGATATCTCAGTACACATATGGCTTTCACACAATAGTAGCATCACCGTACGACCTAGCGCTTTAATTCTAATTGGGCAGTGACAAACAGAAAAGTAATTTCCTAGCTGACTGTAATATAAACAACAAAGGGCAGCTCTATATAAACCTGTTGATCTTCTGGCAAAGGATATACATCACCAAATATTGTGACACGTGCATTTGACAGTCCACTCCATCCAGGTACCTGTGGAGAAGGATCACATGCTATTATAACAATAAGGAACCTCTATGCTGCCCCAGTAAAACATATCAGGTAGCTCCATACCTGGACAACAAGTGTGCATCTTGGGTCAGAGAGCAAGTTCCTTGTGTGTATTGCTAACGGTGATAGTGAAAATATTGGATCTGTACAATGCATCAACCAAATAATTACTTATGGGGACCTAATGGACTGCATTGCTTTTGTCCAAAAAATAATCAATTAGCTAACTTACGGCCCATCGAGTCATTAGAAAAATCAACAAGCGAACCAAATGGGTATCCAGTACGCCGATGATGCATGCCAGACATGACAGTGCACAGATGAGCAAACCGCGCCTGCCAAGTACAGTCATACAAATGAGGCGAGAATTGGAGACCACATTCAGTAGACTCAAAAGAATCTCAAGGGGCTAACTAACAGGAGCTACCTGTTCCATCAAGTTGCGAACAGCCAATGCCGGCGGAGGTAGACCATGGGCAAAAGTCGCACTCTGCACACCACCAGATATAGGTGTTCTAAACAAGCCAGCTCTGGATCCACTCGAGTCAGTGGTAGTATGCGTTGATAAGGTCGTGTGTGGCTTGTCAGTTTTGGTTGATCCAAGAACTCCATTCTGACTCGAAAGAGCCGAGTCACTCTTCGGCTGTTGCGTAGTAGGAATCAGTCATGTAAATATCAGATCACAATGCAGATTTGTGTAACTAAAATGAGTTAACTCCATCAGTTTTGTTCTCTTAACAACATGACGATAAATACTATCAACACTAACCCAGACACACGATTCCTAACTAACTTTATCATTTGGTAGCTTCCAAAATGCTTGCTACAAAAGAATCATCTTTTCACACCATCTGGTAAACCAGCTCAGCCTATTTCAAACGCATCAAGCACCGAAATTTACACCTCGGTAAGGACAACATAGAACTATCCAAGCACGCCCACACACACACCTCGCATCCAATCCAGCATCGAACTGAACTCCCTACACACAATTAATACAGCCAACCTCTTTCCGGATTCAACCAATCCGTATTACCACCCCCATCAACTCACAGTCTCACACAGCACACTAATACCCAACCATAAAACCCTTCGCCTTTATCTCTCCTCGCTCCACCGCacgcgaggcggccggcgtTACCTTGATAACGGGAGACCCGTTGGGCGTGACGCCAGCCTGCGCGTCGTCcttggcgccgcctccgccaccggctgcggcggcgcggaggggccCGCAGCACGAGCGGCCGCCGGGAAGGGCGAGTGACCGCGGGGCCAGGCGGGACCGCGGCTGGTGGGAAGGCAAGGCCggcagggaggcggcggcggtaccGGCGAGAGCCTCCATTGGACGGGAGGGGCggagaggagaggcggcgccgccggacgacggtgaggaggaggagagagagtcgCGGCGGAAGGCGGCTACGGAGGGTGGAGGAGAAAGGGGCTTTGGTCTAGGATTTTTGTGCGAGGGTGTGTGCGGGGGGTGGGCCCGGGGGTGACGTGGCGTATCCTGGGCCGTCGGATTTGATCTGGATGGGTATCATGCTTTCTTCTTGTTACTATTACTTGGGGGTGGAAAAGGTGGCTGTTTAGGTCATTTGttcgtttctttttttctcttcttcttgctATTAACATGATAAAATTTGAGAAGTAATTAAGGTTGTCGTTTACGGGTGATTTGAGCCATGTTTGGAGATCTCACCCAGCTACCGTTTCTGCTAAAATCTTGAGAACCTGAGAAGTTTTACCACAGAATTTGAGAATGTGAGAATTTTTACCGCAGCAGAATCCAGTAGCTAGAAGTTGATTCTCCCCATGGCCACTAGGCCCCGTTCGAATCTTTTGAAGATGAATATTAAAAGCGGGGCACACAAAACGAGAAAgccaattaattaagttttaattattgtacAAACTagaaaattgaatatatttgatattttaaagcaacttccatatagaaagtttttacacAAAACACGTCGTTTTGTactttgaaaagcgtgctaatgGAAACCAAGATAAAATCTTTATCTTTgtgagaaaagaacagggcctaGCTACCTAGCTTATTCTCAGAATATGAAGCTTCCATAGTCTAAAATTCGACACTATGTTTTCCCAACTTCTACTACCTTATTTTTCGTGCGCTCACCCCTGAAATACTCGACGATgtatattttgcaaaaaaaaaaactatacaaaaattgctttaaaaaaatcatatttgtccatttttaagtttttaagcTATCACTcccttcatctcaaaatataagcgaTTATAGATAGATAGGATACATCCTAGTACTAAGAAACTAGGTAGACTTTTGTGTACATTCTTAGAACTATAATGTATATCAttcatccaaaatctcttatattttagaacggaggtaaTTAATCATGCGCGGATGACTTACCTTGTTTTCCGTGCCAGAGACCACAACCTTGtctatatctctactattttCCTCAAAAGGTTTCTGTCCCGCTAATCCAAAAGGCAAAGgcaaattcaaacaaaatcaGATTCAAACCATAACTTTGATGGGATCAGCTGTATGGACTCAATATGTCGCATTTTCTACTAGGGAGCACATGAAACATGATAAGGCATAtgtgaaaaatcaaattaactACTGCCAATAAAACCAAGTGATTCAT
The Oryza glaberrima chromosome 8, OglaRS2, whole genome shotgun sequence DNA segment above includes these coding regions:
- the LOC127781879 gene encoding uncharacterized protein LOC127781879 yields the protein MEALAGTAAASLPALPSHQPRSRLAPRSLALPGGRSCCGPLRAAAAGGGGGAKDDAQAGVTPNGSPVIKPKSDSALSSQNGVLGSTKTDKPHTTLSTHTTTDSSGSRAGLFRTPISGGVQSATFAHGLPPPALAVRNLMEQARFAHLCTVMSGMHHRRTGYPFGSLVDFSNDSMGHPIFSLSPLAIHTRNLLSDPRCTLVVQVPGWSGLSNARVTIFGDVYPLPEDQQEWAHKQYVAKHQQWASQQWGNFYYYRMQNISDIYFIGGFGTVAWVDVKEYEAIQPDKIAVDGGEQSLKELNAIFSKPLREFLSSEGEVDDAALISVDSKGIDIRVRQGAQFNIQRLAFDVPHKVETLEEAKRALHKIIKTTSK